The following coding sequences are from one Pasteurellaceae bacterium RH1A window:
- a CDS encoding esterase, translating to MIWKKTTTLQALNQLCQNSAVSHLGIEFCEQGEDYLVACLSVDSRTTQPFGLLHGGISATLAETVASAAAMLSVEDEIPVGTELNISHLQAVKKGQVFAKARPVHLGKGQQVWQIDLSDEQNRLCAVARLTVRLLKAGNQG from the coding sequence ATGATCTGGAAAAAAACAACTACTCTCCAAGCCCTCAACCAACTCTGTCAGAACTCGGCTGTTTCCCATTTGGGCATTGAGTTTTGCGAGCAGGGCGAGGATTACTTGGTAGCCTGCCTAAGTGTAGATAGCCGAACCACTCAGCCCTTTGGCCTCTTGCATGGTGGGATTTCAGCCACCCTTGCTGAAACGGTGGCCTCGGCAGCGGCTATGTTAAGTGTGGAAGATGAAATCCCTGTCGGCACAGAGCTGAACATCAGCCACCTGCAAGCGGTTAAAAAAGGCCAGGTTTTTGCAAAAGCCCGCCCAGTTCACTTAGGTAAGGGCCAGCAGGTTTGGCAGATAGATTTATCCGATGAACAAAATCGGCTATGTGCGGTGGCAAGATTAACAGTAAGGCTGTTAAAAGCTGGCAATCAGGGGTAA